The genomic interval GATCTCCGGGGTCCGTTCCGTCACGGCGACAAGCATGATGTTCATGATCACGATCCCGCCGATCACCAGCGAGATCGCGACGAGACCGATCGTGCCGGCGAAGATGCCGCCGGTCAGGGTCTGATAGAGCGCCATGTAGGTCTCGGCGGTGCTGATGGCGAAGTCGTCCGGCGCTCCGAGCGGGACGTGGCGGGCGGAGCGGAGCACGACGCGCGCCTCGTCCGAGAGGCGCTCCAGGTCGACGCCCGGAATGGCGCTCACGAGGATCGTCAGCGATCGACGCGCGCCGAACATCTTCTCGAATTGCCCAAGCGGCACGACAACGAGGTTATCCTGGCTCTGCCCCAGCACGTTGCCGCGCGGAACCACGGTCCCGACGACGAGCAGCTCATGCCCCGCCACGCGGATCGACTTTCCGATCGGATCGACCTGGGGAAACAGCTTCTCCGAAACCTCGGAGCCGATCACGCAAACCGACCGGCGCCGGGAGATGTCGCTGTCTTCGAGCGCCCGGCCTTCCTCCGTCTCATACTTGCCGACCGATTGGTACCCCTCGGTCGTGCCCAGCACGCGGACGTTCCGAAGCTCCGTTCTCCCCGCCCGGACGCTCTTGTTTGTCTCAGCCTGGGCCACGACCCGGCCCGCGAGCTGCATGCGGTCTTGGAGCGCGCCAGCCTCGAATTGCGTCAGATCCTGCCGCTTCGCGGCAAGCCGCCACGCGTCGTCATCCGTAATGAGGCCGAACTTGTCGACATAGATCACGCGAAGGCCCTGCTCGAGGATCTTCTCGGAGACGTAGGTATTCAAGCCGTCGATGATCGAGACGACGGCGATGACCGACATGACGGCCACGACGTTGCCGAGAACGGTGAGGACGGTGCGGAGCTTGTGCGCGCGGAGGGCGCGAACCGCGATCTTCAGATTCTCCGTCAGCGCGATCCAGAAGTCGCCCCGGATCGGGCGCTCAGGACTCATGCGGGGGACGGCGCGGCCGTCCTTGTCGATCGATCGCTCTCGATGCGGCCGTCGCGCAGCCGCACGATGCGGTGGGCGCGTTCGGCCACCTCTTCCTCGTGGGTGACCAGGATGACCGTGTTGCCGCGGCTGGAGATGTCGTCGAGCAACGCCATGATCTCGAGGCCGGTCTTGGAGTCGAGGTTGCCGGTCGGCTCGTCGGCGAGGACCAGGGACGGCCCGTTCACGAGCGCGCGGGCGATCGCGACGCGCTGCCGCTGGCCGCCCGAGAGCTCGTTGGGGCGGTGGTGCGTCCGGTCGCCCAGCCCGACCATCTCCAGCATGCCGCGGGCGCGCTCGCGGCGCTCCTTGGCCGGCCTGCCGGCGTAGATCAGCGGAAGCTCGACGTTGTGGAGCGCGTCCGCGCGGGGGAGGAGGTTGAAGGTCTGGAAGATGAACCCGATCTCCTGGTTCCGGATCCGCGCGAGCTCGTCGTCGTCCCGCTCGCGGATCTCCGTGCCGCGGAGCTTGTACGATCCGCTGGTCGGCGTATCCAGGCAGCCGACGATGTTCATGAGCGTCGACTTCCCTGAGCCC from Candidatus Eisenbacteria bacterium carries:
- a CDS encoding FtsX-like permease family protein, with the protein product MSPERPIRGDFWIALTENLKIAVRALRAHKLRTVLTVLGNVVAVMSVIAVVSIIDGLNTYVSEKILEQGLRVIYVDKFGLITDDDAWRLAAKRQDLTQFEAGALQDRMQLAGRVVAQAETNKSVRAGRTELRNVRVLGTTEGYQSVGKYETEEGRALEDSDISRRRSVCVIGSEVSEKLFPQVDPIGKSIRVAGHELLVVGTVVPRGNVLGQSQDNLVVVPLGQFEKMFGARRSLTILVSAIPGVDLERLSDEARVVLRSARHVPLGAPDDFAISTAETYMALYQTLTGGIFAGTIGLVAISLVIGGIVIMNIMLVAVTERTPEIGIRKAVGARRSDLLSQFLSEAVVLAFFGGILGVLCGIAFALLIRAVTPLPASIQPWSVAISLAVASSVGLFFGVYPATRAARLDPIVALRQE
- a CDS encoding ABC transporter ATP-binding protein → MGSTEVNALDGVSLHVRKGEYLAIMGPSGSGKSTLMNIVGCLDTPTSGSYKLRGTEIRERDDDELARIRNQEIGFIFQTFNLLPRADALHNVELPLIYAGRPAKERRERARGMLEMVGLGDRTHHRPNELSGGQRQRVAIARALVNGPSLVLADEPTGNLDSKTGLEIMALLDDISSRGNTVILVTHEEEVAERAHRIVRLRDGRIESDRSTRTAAPSPA